Below is a window of Nicotiana tabacum cultivar K326 chromosome 19, ASM71507v2, whole genome shotgun sequence DNA.
TTGTAACAGTTAAGTAATATAACCACCAACCAACAAAATCAACCAATCCAATACTAATCAAAAGGTCTCTTTTTTTCTCCACCACAACAACTAAAGACTCAACTTCATCCCTCAATCTCCACCACCACAACCCACCAAAACTCATTGCCAATGCTACCTTTTCAGCCAATCTATTTTCCCTTGCAACACCAAAAACTGTGTCATCTACCACTGGCTTCACCACTGTCTTGGACCAAAAAAACATTGTCTCATGTAACCCCAAGAAAAATATAGCTCTTGTCAAGAATCCCCTTTTGTTACCAAGATCATGTCCATCTACTCCAGCAGCTATGCTACCTGTTGCAATATAAATTAAGATCCTCATAAAATATTATAAGGCACAAAAAGATGGAAGAGGGTCAACACAAACAGCCGACCAGATTCCCTATTTACTTTTCCTAACCGGTATAGATagattatatacatattatacgTGGATTATGTACCGAGATAGCATAGTACAACTTTGCACCTAGTGACATAGATAtcctataataaaaaaataaaaataaaaataaaaaagagcagCCCGGTGCAGGCATCACTTGTTCACACAGAATCCGGAGAAGGGTTGTATCCCAAGGATGTAATGTAGACAGTTTGCCCTAACGCAAGCATTATAGATATCCTATAAGTCAAATAGAAAACACCAAAATGCATTTTGTAATTCAAGAATATTAAAGATTATATTTCCAACATTACCTTCGATGCCTAAGCCAACACAAATTTGCAATATGCAAAGGAAAATCCACGCAGTGTAAAGTCGTGGTCTTGAAACTGGCTCGGAGGTACGCCTGATAAAGCACGAAGTACCACCATTCAAGCTATGGGTAAGCGCAGCAACACTGATAAGAGAAACCAGTACATGGAGAAAAGTGGGGTTGGCATGAAGGAAGAATTTAATTAGGAGATCAGAATCTGTTTCTTCAGTCGAATAGCCTAAAAGGTCAACGAGATAATGTGCAATTGAAAGCCTAGAAAGTATGAGAAATGAAAGAGGAAATAAAAGGCTAAGGAGAATAGTTGTAAAAAATTGAAATGGCTCTCTCAACAAATTGGCAGCAGAATTCATAAGAGAAACTAATGATTTCTTCCCTTGGCATTTTTCTGAAATCGAACCCATTTAATCAAAACAAACAAGAGAATTTGAATGAATTCTTGTTGCACGTAAAAGAGACGAGGAGTACTAGTACTATATATGTCAtcaagaaagaagaaataagacatgaaaattagtaaacgaagaataagaagaagaaagagaactATAAAGTGGTTGCCACGATGTGTATAATTTAAACTAGTTGGCATATGATAAAGTCGTTTTCAATGTTTATCTTCTCTTCTCTATCAAGGTTGGCGAATTAATATAATGTTCTATGCAACAAATCCAATATTAATGTATTATTTGGAAGCCACGACATGTTTGATGCTTACATGATAATTGAGTATATGGTCTgatatttgtttatttgtttcatctCAACTAATAGATAAGCTACCCAATATTCTTTTCAGAAATGTAGAAGGGATATTTGGTATTGCAACTTCTCAAAATTGACACTCACCTAATCAAGAAGTTTATATGGGAATCCCTGCATTTGGTACGTCAAAAGAAATTAATGTCTCATGTCACCAAATTAAGTTAGATTTGGAGTGACATATTGCAGCCTCCTTAGCGTAAAATTGCCTTCACTCCAATGCGTGGTGGGACTTAGGGCTGTGCATTTGGATCCGATATCTAAACCGATCCgttcaatttcggatttcggattatctttattaaaatttcggatattcggatcggattcggattggtataattttaacccaatccgatccgaaatccgaaattattaggccatgtataaatattaaacttTAATTTCGGATAGCCACTACTTACTTTACATCTttctccaagttattacctttataATTGTTGGATTTAGCTACATTGGCACCATAGTACCCTCATAATTACagaaacatgaatttttcttgcTGTATTGCCTCATTTACAAAGAAATATAAGTATGAGTTTTGCAGTTTAGAGGCATAACAACTCGAACCTCCGGAGAAATATTTTCTTAGAGATACAAAGGATGAAAAGCAAAGAGATATTTGTATTAGCACAGAACACTGAAGAAGCAGATAAGGCAGATGTATTAGCCGATTAGATTAGCAGTAGCCTTAATAATACGTATAATCCGAActgaaaatccaaaatatttatccgatccaaactttaaaatccgatccgatcgAATATTAATTCGGATAGGATTCGAATTACATTTTGTAGAATCTGAAATGTGCTAATTCAGATCTGATCCGATCCATGCACAACCCTAGCGAGACTTCGAGCCATGACATGTAACTAAAGCAGTAGTAGtatcaaaaagaagaagaaaaaagagtttAACTTTGAagtgataaaaatattttatactatttacataaaaggtaatatatatatatatatatatatatatatatatatatatatatatattctttatcTTTCAAGAAGAGAGATTTGTTCAAGTGATAAGCATTTTGAGATTGTTGGCCGGTTTGGAAGTAGAACTATTCGACGAGCCAATAATAACTAAGCACTCAACCTTTGTCTTTagttttaattattatttcaagtttaagcaTTGACATATACAGAGgccttcctttttccttttttcttgatCTTCTCTTTTTTCACTTGTTCTCTTCTCGTCTTTCCAGCTCCAAACAATTGAAGCTTCATGTACTATTAATTGCcttagtttaaaattttaaatgatTTATGGTTAGAACCGTATTAGATCAATGGTTTATCCTAATTCTAAAATGAGGCACGACGAACACATCAACTAACACTATATTGAGCACCTTTGCTAGTACTCTCTCCTGTCTTTTTATAATGGAATTTAGCCAAAAATTTCATATTATAATACATAATGAATTAGTCATTCCTATAGTGAAAATGAAATGTATATGGTTGGAAACCTATAGAATTCAAAAGATTAAggatttttactataaaattgaTAGATTACTAATTATGAGCTGCTAACTTTCTGCTGGTCCTTTGCGTTATTAATAAAAAGAAATGCCAATCGTTTCCAAAGTTTCTTAAAGTTTGTGATGTTTAggtgtttaccctcaaaattgaataacaattgaatttgtacgtgattttaaggatatgtgatctaacttgatacaaaacgAGAAATCAGATTAATGTTGAAATAGGcaatgaaaaaataaatacaaaccacacaagttgaacaaTCTTAGCCCTGAAGATTAGTCACGCTCGAGTCGGAAATGCTTTTATTGATACCGGAACAGAATGACAAGATAATGagaattaaaaatataatatattgctttgtgaTACGTGTTACAGTTTtttaatgaattatcagaccccctttatatagtagaggagtcatATTCTAGGTACATTTCTATataaggtaaaaatctcttgatttgctgaGTACTGGTTCCTTACTGATATGTGCCGAGATTCTCACCGTAATATCTATCCGGTCGCGGATATTTCGATCTTCTGTTAGTAATCCTCGAGCTCGTTCGAGGCTAAGTCCGACACCGGACTCAATTTTCCTCGAAGGCAGGTTTTTCGACCTCGGGTTCTAGCTCGGTGAGACTCGGGGTTGATTTTCAGTTCGTGGTCGCCATGTTCCAATCCTAATCTACCAAGTTGAAGTCGAGCTCGacttcgaccgtatacagatagtcccctcgtttttcagAGAATAAtcgacgagaaacgatatgagcctCCGATATCTCTTCTCGACATTCCTCGTCATAAATGACAAATTGAACGAAATGTCTCGTCAGTCACATCTTCATGGCATTAAATGTTTATCAGTCGCTAGTCGGCCACTTACGGCTTTGAACCGTCGTTTGGAAACTATAAATATCTCTTTCTTCATTCATTCAAACTTTTGACATCCAAATCTTCTCTACTCTTATTTCTTAGAAATTTCAACACTTTTCCAGTATTAAATCTTTGGCTATTCTCAAACATTTTCACAAGAACTTCACATTTATTTTTATTCCCAACCATCAAACTTTATCTTTAAATTTCCTCTCTTTCCTCCACCTAACAAAGAAATGGCGAAGACTTCAAAGtctgttccccaaaaagaaactccctcTGCCTCGCGACCGGCTGTAGAGGAAAATGTTTCATATGCTGCTACTGAGGAACCGACACCGGAACCTCCTCTGAAGATGTTCGTTAATATGGGGTGCCCAACCGGTGCCAATTTCAAGGTCAAGAAAACTTCCTCGGCACCGGGTCGGTGTGAACCggtctcgagatatatatgctcggtCACCGACAGCTTCCTCTCCAAGGTCAAGGAAGACTGCAATTGGGTTGCTAAGCACGTAGTGGTTCTTTCGCCCGAGGAAGCGATTACTATCCACGTGGAGGGTTTTTTAaatgtttacacttatcccttcacgttgggccCCTTGGATACGGTCATCATCGCCTTCTAtaagaggtacgaggtgaccctcggtcaaattcatccctctttctggaggatagtaATTCTCCTCCGCTTCTTCGTAAACAAAATTGAAGGGCGTCCTTTAACCATCGATCATCTCATGCGTctgtacagtccccgaatctATCGAGGGGGACTAATAAAACTTGCTCGTCGGGCTAGTAAGGCTCCATTCTCGAGCGTCGACGAGGATCGGACCGAGGCTAGTTAGGCCgattcgttcgagtgaagacctcggatTTAATCCCGGCCGAGGATATGCCATAtcccgagaaatggaacatgaaacgtaagtataacCTTCCCTTCAAGATTTCATGTatcactttttctttttcttcccttcTCACTGATTTTTCGTGGTGGCGCAGCTGTCGCTCGGATGCTGAATGCAGTTCCTTGACTCAAGAAGTGAGTCGAGGACATCGTGTCCCAGAAACCATATTCTGAGCGCACATGGTGCGAACTTTCAAAGGGTCGGTTGGAGGCTCGTTCTCACGGTAAGATTCCGCTCTCAACTGCACAACATTTATGTTTCCTCCGTGCTGCCGAGCCcttacttcttttccttttctttgcagGTCTTCCCAAGGACGTTGCAATAAGGGCCCCATTTGGTGATGAAGATATCCTCCTTGAACCATCTGCTTCGAGgcaggataaagagaagaaaagaaaacgaaCTACGAGTTCTCCGAGCTCCGAGAAGAAGAAATCAAGGAGGAGGTTGGTGCGCAAATCCATCGAAAGTACCAGCACCCGAGAGCTCCCATCGGACTCACTCCATCAGTCGAGGGATGAGTTCgaagaagaataagaagcttCTGAACTGGTGGCCCGCGTGCGACCGCAGTTCAAGGGATGAGCGGTCCCCGAATCGGAGAGGGGAGGCACCGAATTACCCCGAACAAAGGGACCGGTGGAGAGGCTATGGCCGAAGCCTTGGAACCAGAGAGGGGCGAGGTCATTTTGCCTCAAGTTAGGGAGGCCGATAAGGAGGCCGCGGCCGGTGCTTCTCGGGCAGAGGACAATGCCCCGAAGGATGCACTTAGAGTGATAGATCTCTCTGAGTCGCCTTCGTTTACCGACTCTATGATCAACGAGGCCCAAACGCTGAAAAGTCACCTCGGCGAAGGGCCCCAAAGGGTAGCAGACTTTAATAACTTCTTTGATGGCTAAGATTCTACCTCCTCGGAAGATGTCACCGGGTTGGGCGACTTACCGGTACCAAATAAGAGGCCGCCTTCGGGAGCCAGTGGGACTTCTACAAGTCCGAGACTAGTAAACCGATTCCCAGCTCCGAGTGCAGATCCTGACCGGAAGCGGTCGATTATCATGTCCATTCCGGAGGATGCCCGAATTCTCTCTGCCCCGTAAGGGTTGCCAGTTATCTTCGGTgcctggtgaccgaagaggataaAGCTAAGATGGACGAGGTGGAAGCGCCCTGCCttttcaacgaagcacaacatgTGTTAAATCGGGTAATGATAAGTATATATTATGTATGTTTTTaggtatatattatattaaataaataaatattttatttatagataTGACTTTTTGTTCAATaattgtataaattattaataaatattacaggaaaagaaaataaaagaaaaggagaagaaagaagagTGTTCAAGTAGAGACATCAAAAAGGCCAAGGATGTCATCCTCAATTCTAAGGATGCCATCTGTGGAAAGAGTTGAGAAGTGGAAGAAATTAATTTAAGAGCTAGGGATTTCGTCCCCAATCCAAGGATGACATCCCTGAGAAGTTTACGGGCGTAATTTCCTATAAATAGGCTTGACTTTTTAGCAGAAAAAAAACTATTCTTGTGTAGAGAACACCAGCTTTAATTGGCTTTGTTTTAGTTTTATAAGTTATTTCTTTCATCGTAGgaatagtattttttttattttatcttttctccataatggagtaattttATTTGGTTGGGATACTAGATGAAGCTATAAAAgtgttataataattatattaatttTATTATCTTCTTATGTTGAGATTTTTTCTTTATCATCATAATACACCAAggtatttgatattgattatttttattatttgatatAATTATATCACTTACTGAAATCTTTATCTTGTTATTTTGTTTCTTATTCGGGAGAAGAGAAAGATTTAAACAAGTTTATTGATTTAGAAAGGGCTAATCGAAAGAGGCTTTTTCTCACTTTGTGCACTCAACTAAGATAATTCTTATTTGAAGCCATTACTTTAATTGGTTAACCACACTATCGAAAGAGGTATTATTAGTCAATTATTATTTAATGTCATTAACTGTCAATAAATTAATAACATTAAGCGCGAGCGGTGCTATTTATATAATGTTATTATGTGGAGTGATGTCTTAGAAATAAGTGGTCATTCTTCAAACAAGGTCTTTGTTTCACTGTTAATCGATTAACTACACTAATCGAAAGAGGTATTATTAATTGATTGTTTTTATATGATTTGGTTGAATTAAATATAAGCAATCATTTCATTAAACAGAGAAATAAATAATAGAATTTTGATCTTATTATAATGGTTTTATCTTGCTGATTCAAAGTATTCCAAcctctatttttattttcaaaaaaaaattatttattgtttttattttacaatttaatAACAACCCctttcatcaatttgattatcTCAAATATTGACAAAGACAATATAAATCTATAGTCTAGGTCGTtccaatctctgtgggacgatattttaaactttactataatttgacagagtacgagcaAAAAAATCATATACGCACAGAGCTCGTCAGGTGATTTTGAATGCCTCTTTATTACGTACTTAGGTTAATTTGCAAACAATCGTAACTCTTTTATTTGTGCttgcaggcctcggtgcttcatcacgaAACTTTTCTCTGATATCGAGAAAAGTTAAACTATCATGAGGCCAAAACTCAAGAGCTCACTGAGAATAGGGATGCTTATAAGCTTCTTAGTGAGAAACTCCAGGCGATCTAGAAGTGGTTCGGAAGGAGCATGCCGACCTGGTCGAGCAAGTAAGAAGAGTATTCGAAGTTAGTGACGATGAGTCATACACAATAACTAACTGTCCGAACCCGCAGGTTCAGAAGTAACTTGACCAGATCGAGCAGCTCCAAGCGGAGGTGGACACGGTGAAAGCTGAGGccgaagaattaaaaagaaacaTGGACCGCTTGGCCTCGGAAAAGGAGACTGCCTGGGCACAATTGGCTTCGGCTGAGGTCCAGCTCCGGTTTGCAAAGGAAAAGGCCTTGGTACAGGCCAAAAAAGTCAAAGAGCTCTAGTCTTAGCTGAGCTCGGCCGTCTCCGGTCAAGAAAATCTGGCCAAAGAGCTTGAGGCGGCCAAGTCAGAGATCGTCGTGGTCAAGGCCGAAGTCGATGAGAAGGTGGCCCGGCACAAGGCCGATGCCGAGGCGGCTCAGGAACAAGTGAGATATATGGTGGAGCATACGAAATGGCAATctcgaagggaggccctcgagggaGTTCATGCCCGGAGTTTTGACTTGTTGGTTGAAATCGAGAATGCCAAGGTATTCGAAGACAAGGCCAGGAAGTTGGCTTATCCCGAGGAGGAAGATTCTGAGGGGTCTGAAGATTTGGGTGAGTCCAAAGGTGGCGGAGACTCCTAAGGTGATGATGCGGCTCCCGACAAAGATTAAGCAGCTTCTGTTTgactttgttattttttttttcatctttgcATTTTGTACTTTTGTCAAGGCTTGTTGTGCCTTTGTAAagattatatatataatacaagtTTTTTGATAAATCTTTGGgtgttttctttctctttatgTTTTGCAAAGATTAAAATTCCTTAACATTAAATAGTTAGGTCTTGTTCGGGGTTTTGAACAAGCCTTGCCTTTGATTATTCTTAAGACGATGCAGGAATTTTCGGTATGACCGGAAATTTTTTTTCAAAGGACGTATAATTCCTTAGATTATAATTTTGCCTAAGGTACCTTTTGTTACGGGCTCCGGACGTCTCCGAGCCTTTTTTAATATAATCATAGTCTTTTTGAATTCGGgcattgccaaataagctttgCGCCCTCGGATTTCGTTATCCTGGAAcggccgtagccttttaattcgggtagtgccaaataagctttgtgtcCTCGGGTTTTGTTATCCCggaatggccgtagccttttagtttgggcaatgccaaataagcttatGCCCCCGAGGTCTGATAGTTCGGACCGTCCAAGATTGTTTTCgggcggcagtccccgagtgagaatgattGTTCGATATCTTTAGGGAGTCATAtggaggaaattcttcgagaaatGCAAGAAAAATTTTAAAGGACAAGATTTTTATGCGCAAGGAAGAAACTTCCTTTCATTTTTGTGCATAATAGTTACACATGTATATAGACTTTGTGCCAGGGTCCGAACAActtatgtgggcacggttcatttgaccgtttagAACTTACAATGAATTCTATCGATCGAGACCCTTATATCTTGAAGTCTCTTTCCATGCTAAAGTCGAtatccgagggtaatgccccccagtgttcgggGTTGATCGAAGAGAGGTCTTGAATGCAGTTGTGATCATCATCACTGGCTCGTAGCCGGTCTTCAactctaagttagcatgatttactggttgtctcgttaaaaaccttgccgaaaaacccatttgggacaaaaccggttcaagggaaaaagagtgtaacGGGTTCTTTCAGACCTAAAATCTCGTATCATCCCTTGTTGGTTACCTGCAAGCGTCAgtttaaaatgtaaataaaagaaagaacgGGGTCGTACCTAAGCAGTAATATCGCTTCAAGTGAGTTATATCCCAGTTGTTCGATAGTTGCTCGCCGTTCATTGTTccgagtttgtaggatccttttccggtAATCTCGATAATTTGGTACAGTTCTTCCCAGTTTGGCCCCAATTTTCCTTCGTTCGGGTTTCGGGTGCTCAGTGTGACCTTCCTTATTACCAAGTCCCCGGTATTAAAGTATCTAAGGTTGGCCCTTCGaatgtaatacctttcgatctgctatttttgggcggccaatcggacaaGGGCGACTTCATGCCTTTCATTTAATAGCTCCAGGATCGTACTCATAACCTCGTCGTTTGATTCCTTCGTTGCTTATCGGAATATGATacttggttctccgacttcgactggaatcagagcttcggcgccataaactAAAGAAAATGGGGTTGCCCCGGTACTAGACtttgaggtcgtacggtatgcccataggatttCGGGTAGTATTTCCTTCCATCTCCCTTTGACATCGGTCAACCCCtttttaaggttttggagtatggttttgttagTAGATTTGGATTTTCCactcccactagggtggtagggtgtttataggatccttttgatcttgtggtcttTAAGGAATTTGGTTACTTTATTGCCGACGaactgtttcccattatcacatacaatctcggccgCATtctgaatcggcatatgatgtggtcccaaatgaaatcgatgactttATTCTCCCTGACCTTCTCGTACACCtaagcttccacccatttagaaaaatagtcagtcataaacaatataaattgagccttaccgggtgcccatggaaggggacCAATGATGTTcgttccccacttcatgaacagCCATGGCGACAAAACCGAATGCAGTCGCTTCCCGGGTTGATGAATAATCGGAGCGTGTCTTTGGCATTCAacacattttcgaacgaactcctttgTATCTTTTTCCATGTAGATCCAGTAGCAACCGACTCTGACTATTTTTCAAACCAGCGATTCGGCGCCCGAGTGATTTCCACAGgtaccttcgtggatttccctcaaaacatactcACTATCCCCCGACCCTAGATATATTgcaagtgggccatcgaatgttcttctgaacagaGTTCCATCTTCGGACAAGCTAAATCGGGTTGCCTTTGTATGCAGGGCCCCcgattcttttggatccgagGGCAGTTTACTAGTCCTGAGATATTCTacgtacttattcctccaatcccaagttaggcttgttgagttaaTCTCGGCGTGGCCTTTTTCCACCATCGATCTCATAAGATGTACGACTTCTATCGAGTTAAACTCGTTgtcttcgaccgatgaccccaggttagcgagggcatcgggctcgctgttttgatcccgaggtacatgttgcagagtccattctttgaaccgatgtaatgtcacatgtaacttgtccaagtatctttgcattcgttcttctcctCGAATGTTCCaattacttgatttaccacgaggagggagtcgcacttggcttcgatcacctctgcccccaagattttggctagttcaaggcctgcaatcatgggctcatattcggcctcgttgttagtcaatttcatagtcTTAATAGATTATCTAATTATATTACTTGTTGGTGGCTTTAGTACGATGCCAAGTCCCGACCCTTTTGCGTTTGAGGGGCCATCCGTAAAGAGGATCCAGATTCCCGAGAAAGTTCCTGAGTTCACCAATagctctctttcgacctcgggtattagggccggcgtaaaatcggccacaaagtctgccaaaatttgagacttgatggcggtCTGAGGTCGGTACTCAATATCGTATCCACTTTTTTCTACGACCCACTTGGCCAACCGTCCcgagagttcgggcttatgcataacatttctcaatgggtaagtagttacgacacatatggggtgataCTGAAAGTAAGGTTTAAGCTTCTTAGAGGCACATAGAAAAGCGAGCACCAGTTTTTCTAGgagagggtacctagtttcggcctcacctaaggttctgctaacatagtaaattggaaattgcagACCTTGctcttaccgctatctccgagatcGCCAAGTACAAGTACAAGTACAATTGTTCATCTGTCTTTggtgtgtgaagcagtggtgggctcgataagtacctcttgagttcctccaaagctCGTTTGCACTCCGGAGTCCACGAGAAGTTATTATTCTTCTTCAACAGTGCGAAGAATCGGTGACTCTTGTCGGATGACCTCAAAATAAATCGCCCCAGGgtggctatgcgcccggttaaccTTTGCACGACCTTCGTATTGTCCATgaccgtgatatcttcgatggctttgatcttatcgggattgatctcgattcctcgattagataccatgaatccgaggaactTACCCGACCCAACTCCAAACGCATATTTtttcgggttcagcttcatattgtatcgcttcagtatgttgaaggttttctgcaaatgttttaaatggtcctctgctcgtagggacttaacgAACGTGttgtcaatgtaaacttccattgattttcctatttgttcctcgaacatccgatttactaggcgttggtatatggcaccggcattttttaatccaaatggcattacgttataacagtatgtgccgtatttagtgatgaaggaagtgttttcctgatcacccgggtccatccgtatttggttgtacccggaataggagtcgagaaaactgaggatctcgtgtccggtcgatgttgggcaaaggaaaGGAGTCTTTGGGatatgccttattcaaatctttatagtctacacacatttttagtttaatcccttttttagggactaccactacgtttgctaaccaatcggggtatttaacctcccgaatagaccctattttaaggagtttagataactcgtccttgatgaaagcatgcttGATCTCGTACTGGAGTCTCCTCTTCTATTTGACTGGGTGAAACTTCGGGTctaggcttagcttgtgagtggttatctctgacgggatccctgtcatgtcaaggtgggaccaagcgaaacaatcttcgttagctataagaaattgaatgagtttttccctgagctcagagcttaaccccgtgcctaggtatacctttcgatcgggcaagcGTTCTCGcaatatgacttgttccagctcttcTATTATCGATTTAGTGGCGTCGGAATCATCAGGGGCTATAAAAGATCTGGGAACcccataatcatcatcctcgaaTTCCCTTTGTTTGTCTGAATCTGCCGAGGATGGTATCgttgattgctatttggccccgTTTTTTACCATCTGGTTCGGATCCTTTGGTGTTGAGATTGCAGACTCCGGTATCACCTCCTCGACTGCGAATATTTCTTTTACAGCTGGTTGTTCACCGTAGACTATTTTGACTCCGCCAGGCACTGGGAATTTCAgtgcctggtgtagtgttgagggaaccgccctcatgttgtggatccatgatCTCCCGAAtaaagcattgtacctcatgtctccttcgatcacataaaatttaGTCTCCTAGATGGTCCCTGCGGTATTTACCGGTAACGTTATTTCTCccttagtggtctcacatgccatgttgaatccatttagaacTCGAACTGCATACACGATTTGGCcttgtagaccgagttgctctacgacccttgatcgaatgatgttggttgagctacctggatcaattaacacatgtttAACCTAAATTATATttacgagtacagatattaccagtgcatcattgtggggttgtacGAGCCCTTCCGCATTCTCGTCAttgaaagataaagttccttccggtatgtagtctcgagttcgtttctccctagTGATAAATACTTTGGTGTGTTTCAACGTA
It encodes the following:
- the LOC107792460 gene encoding uncharacterized protein LOC107792460 — its product is MGSISEKCQGKKSLVSLMNSAANLLREPFQFFTTILLSLLFPLSFLILSRLSIAHYLVDLLGYSTEETDSDLLIKFFLHANPTFLHVLVSLISVAALTHSLNGGTSCFIRRTSEPVSRPRLYTAWIFLCILQICVGLGIEGSIAAGVDGHDLGNKRGFLTRAIFFLGLHETMFFWSKTVVKPVVDDTVFGVARENRLAEKVALAMSFGGLWWWRLRDEVESLVVVVEKKRDLLISIGLVDFVGWWLYYLTVTIGLIKVVKGLIWVVYVMFGRRVVDTDNAGDSRGNDEKV